A region of Paraburkholderia largidicola DNA encodes the following proteins:
- the murJ gene encoding murein biosynthesis integral membrane protein MurJ produces MNLFRALLTVSGFTLLSRVTGLARETLIARAFGASQYTDAFYVAFRIPNLLRRISAEGAFSQAFVPILAEFKNQQGHDATKALVDATSTVLAWALAVLSLLGVAGASWVVLVVASGLRSDGQAFTLAVSMTRIMFPYIVFISLTSLASGVLNTYKNFSLPAFAPVLLNVSFIIAAVFVAPLMKVPVYALAWAVIAGGIAQFIVQLPGLKKIDMIPRIGLNPLKALAHRGVKRVLAKMLPAMFAVSVAQISLIINTNIASHIGPGAVSWINYADRLMEFPTALLGVALGTILLPSLSKAHVDADAHEYSSLLDWGLRVTFLLAAPSAVALFFFAEPLTATLFHYGKFDGNAVVMVGRALAAYGIGLIGIILIKILAPGFYAKQDIKTPVKIGIGVLIVTQLSNYVFVPIFSHAGLTLSIGLGACVNALCLFIGLRRRGIYTPSRGWSVFFVQLVGACLVLAGVMHWFAISFDWIGMHAEPLRRMVLLAACLVLFAALYFGMLWAMGFKYAYFRRRAK; encoded by the coding sequence ATGAATCTATTCCGAGCCCTGCTGACGGTCAGCGGCTTCACGCTGCTTTCTCGCGTGACCGGACTGGCCCGCGAGACCCTGATCGCCCGCGCATTCGGGGCGAGCCAATACACCGACGCGTTCTACGTCGCGTTTCGCATTCCGAACCTGCTGCGCCGCATTTCCGCGGAGGGCGCGTTTTCGCAGGCCTTCGTACCGATCCTCGCCGAGTTCAAGAACCAGCAAGGTCACGACGCGACGAAGGCGCTCGTCGACGCGACCTCGACCGTGCTTGCCTGGGCGCTCGCCGTGCTGTCGCTGCTCGGCGTGGCGGGGGCGTCGTGGGTCGTGCTGGTGGTCGCGTCCGGCCTGCGCAGCGATGGCCAGGCGTTCACGCTCGCCGTGTCGATGACGCGGATCATGTTCCCTTACATCGTGTTCATCTCGTTGACGTCGCTGGCGTCGGGCGTGTTGAACACTTACAAGAATTTCTCGCTGCCCGCGTTCGCGCCCGTGCTGCTGAACGTCTCGTTCATCATCGCGGCCGTGTTCGTCGCGCCGCTGATGAAAGTGCCCGTGTACGCGCTCGCGTGGGCGGTGATCGCAGGCGGGATCGCGCAGTTCATCGTGCAGTTGCCGGGGCTCAAGAAGATCGACATGATCCCGCGCATCGGGCTCAATCCGCTCAAGGCGCTCGCGCATCGCGGCGTCAAACGCGTGCTCGCGAAGATGCTGCCGGCGATGTTCGCAGTATCCGTTGCGCAGATCAGCCTGATCATCAACACGAATATCGCATCGCACATCGGGCCTGGCGCCGTGTCGTGGATCAACTACGCCGACCGTCTGATGGAATTTCCGACGGCGCTGCTCGGCGTCGCGCTCGGCACGATTCTGCTGCCGAGCCTGTCGAAAGCGCACGTCGACGCCGACGCGCACGAATACTCGTCGCTGCTCGACTGGGGCTTGCGGGTGACGTTCCTGCTCGCGGCGCCGAGCGCCGTCGCGCTGTTCTTCTTCGCCGAGCCGCTCACGGCTACGCTGTTCCACTACGGCAAGTTCGACGGCAATGCCGTGGTGATGGTGGGCCGCGCGCTGGCCGCCTACGGCATCGGGCTGATCGGGATCATCCTGATCAAGATTCTCGCGCCCGGTTTCTACGCCAAGCAGGACATCAAGACGCCCGTGAAAATCGGCATCGGCGTGCTCATCGTTACGCAGTTGAGCAACTACGTGTTCGTGCCGATCTTCTCGCACGCGGGGCTCACGCTTTCGATCGGGCTGGGCGCCTGCGTCAACGCGCTGTGTCTGTTCATCGGCTTGCGGCGGCGCGGCATCTATACGCCGTCGCGGGGCTGGTCGGTGTTTTTCGTGCAGCTGGTGGGCGCGTGCCTCGTGCTCGCCGGCGTGATGCACTGGTTCGCCATCAGTTTCGACTGGATCGGCATGCACGCCGAGCCATTGCGGCGCATGGTGCTGCTTGCAGCGTGCCTCGTTCTGTTCGCGGCGTTATATTTCGGTATGCTTTGGGCGATGGGCTTCAAATACGCGTATTTCAGAAGGCGAGCGAAGTGA
- the queG gene encoding tRNA epoxyqueuosine(34) reductase QueG: MANDEAPVTRRHDDAQLAALASRIRDWGRELGFGAVGISDIDLSHAEAGLAAWLDAGCHGEMDYMAKHGMKRARPAELVAGTRRVISVRMAYLPASSGARKGDESAVADVQHDWRLDERMRLEDPAAAVVSIYARGRDYHKVMRNRLQQLAERIEAEIGPYGYRVFTDSAPVLEVELAQKAGTGWRGKHTLLLQRDAGSLFFLGEIFVDVPLPTDADTSPETAPETPGAHCGSCTRCIGACPTGAIVAPYQVDARRCISYLTIELKGSIPQDLRPLIGNRVYGCDDCQLVCPWNKFAQAAPVADFDVRHGLDRASLVELFGWSAGDFDTRMQGSAIRRIGYECWLRNLAVGMGNALRAARDTLSADTRAAIVDALRQRLDDPSPLVREHVEWALEAA, translated from the coding sequence ATGGCGAATGATGAAGCACCCGTCACGCGTCGCCATGATGATGCGCAACTGGCTGCGCTCGCTTCGCGTATCAGGGACTGGGGACGCGAACTGGGTTTCGGCGCGGTCGGCATCAGCGATATCGATCTGTCGCACGCTGAAGCGGGCCTTGCAGCCTGGCTCGACGCGGGTTGCCACGGCGAGATGGATTATATGGCCAAACATGGGATGAAACGTGCGCGGCCAGCCGAGCTTGTGGCCGGCACGCGACGCGTGATCTCGGTTCGCATGGCCTATTTGCCGGCTTCTTCAGGGGCGCGAAAGGGCGATGAAAGTGCAGTCGCCGACGTTCAGCATGATTGGCGTCTCGACGAACGCATGCGTCTTGAAGACCCGGCAGCGGCCGTTGTCTCGATCTACGCGCGCGGACGGGACTATCACAAGGTGATGCGCAACCGCTTGCAGCAACTGGCTGAGCGGATCGAGGCGGAGATCGGCCCGTACGGTTACCGCGTGTTCACCGACTCGGCGCCCGTGCTCGAAGTCGAGCTTGCGCAAAAGGCGGGCACGGGTTGGCGCGGCAAGCATACGCTGCTGCTGCAACGGGATGCGGGGTCGCTGTTTTTCCTCGGCGAAATCTTCGTCGACGTGCCTCTGCCGACTGATGCCGACACATCGCCCGAAACCGCGCCGGAAACACCCGGCGCGCATTGCGGCAGCTGCACGCGCTGCATCGGCGCATGTCCGACGGGGGCGATCGTCGCGCCTTATCAGGTCGATGCGCGGCGCTGCATCTCTTATCTGACCATCGAGCTGAAGGGCAGTATTCCCCAGGATTTGCGGCCGCTGATCGGCAATCGTGTATATGGCTGCGACGATTGTCAGCTCGTGTGTCCGTGGAACAAGTTTGCCCAGGCCGCGCCCGTCGCCGATTTCGATGTGCGTCACGGGCTGGATCGCGCGTCGCTGGTCGAGCTGTTCGGCTGGAGCGCTGGCGACTTCGACACGCGCATGCAGGGCAGCGCGATCCGCCGGATCGGCTACGAATGCTGGCTGCGTAATCTCGCGGTCGGCATGGGCAACGCCCTGCGCGCCGCACGCGATACGCTTTCCGCCGATACCCGCGCAGCCATCGTCGACGCGCTGCGCCAGCGTCTGGACGATCCCTCGCCGCTCGTGCGCGAGCATGTCGAATGGGCGCTGGAAGCGGCGTGA
- a CDS encoding YajQ family cyclic di-GMP-binding protein: MPSFDVVCEANMIEVKNAIEQSNKEISTRFDFKGSDARVEQKERELTAFADDEFKLGQVKDVLVSKMAKRNVDVRFLDYGKIEKIGGDKVKQVVTVKKGVSGDLAKKIVKLVKDSKIKVQASIQGDAVRVTGTKRDDLQSVIAMLRKDVTDTPLDFNNFRD; encoded by the coding sequence ATGCCATCGTTTGACGTCGTCTGCGAAGCCAACATGATCGAGGTGAAGAACGCCATCGAGCAATCCAACAAGGAAATTTCGACGCGCTTCGACTTCAAGGGCTCGGACGCTCGCGTCGAGCAAAAGGAACGCGAACTGACCGCGTTCGCCGACGACGAGTTCAAGCTCGGCCAGGTGAAGGACGTGCTGGTATCGAAAATGGCGAAGCGCAACGTGGATGTGCGCTTCCTCGACTACGGCAAGATCGAGAAGATCGGCGGCGACAAGGTCAAGCAGGTCGTCACCGTGAAGAAGGGTGTGTCCGGCGATCTCGCGAAGAAGATCGTCAAACTCGTGAAGGACAGCAAGATCAAGGTTCAGGCGAGCATTCAGGGCGACGCGGTGCGCGTAACGGGCACCAAGCGCGACGACCTGCAAAGCGTGATCGCGATGCTGCGCAAGGACGTGACCGACACGCCGCTCGACTTCAACAACTTCCGCGACTGA
- a CDS encoding class I adenylate-forming enzyme family protein, which yields MNPVQHPPDGAPAIDVPALLAALPERIADIPRLIAARDPQHAALIEDDRRLTRAQLVEAVDAVAALLAEQGVRAGDRVMIVAENSVVQIVLLFAAAKLDAWALVSNARLSAAELDAIRAHAQPRVVAYAVEASPDARQHAERHGAHPARRIAVDIGGWSYALDDKAQVEPVEIASDRQCAALIYTTGTTGSPKGVMLSHRNLLFIAAMSSTLRRVNADDVVYAVLPISHVYGLASVCLGSLYAGATLRLAPRFAPDAVRRALAEERVSIFQGVPAMHAKLLEYLQARGLPWSAPRLRFAYSGGSPLDAALKSRVESVYGVALHNGYGMTESSPTVSQTMLEAPRTDCSVGQAIPGIEVRIVGLDGVDVAQGEVGELWVRGPNVMLGYYRSPQQTQAAVTADGWLKTGDLARQDADGAMHIAGRSKELIIRSGFNVYPAEVEHVLNAHPDVVQSAVIGRAVEGNEEVVAFVELTGGARATPADLAAWCEARLAPYKRPAEIKVLAALPAASTGKILKHRLRDLV from the coding sequence TTGAATCCAGTCCAGCACCCGCCTGACGGCGCGCCCGCTATCGACGTCCCTGCACTTCTCGCCGCGCTCCCCGAACGCATCGCCGATATTCCCAGGCTCATCGCCGCGCGCGATCCGCAGCATGCCGCGCTGATCGAAGACGATCGACGTCTGACGCGCGCGCAGCTCGTCGAAGCCGTCGATGCCGTCGCCGCCCTGCTCGCCGAACAAGGCGTGCGTGCCGGCGACCGCGTGATGATCGTCGCCGAAAACAGCGTCGTGCAGATCGTGCTGCTGTTCGCCGCGGCGAAGCTCGATGCATGGGCGCTGGTGTCGAACGCGCGGCTGTCGGCGGCGGAACTCGATGCGATCCGCGCGCATGCGCAACCGCGCGTGGTCGCGTATGCCGTCGAGGCATCGCCCGATGCGCGGCAGCACGCCGAGCGCCACGGCGCGCACCCGGCGCGCCGGATCGCGGTGGACATCGGCGGATGGTCGTACGCGCTCGACGATAAGGCGCAAGTCGAACCCGTCGAAATCGCCAGCGACCGTCAATGCGCCGCGCTGATCTACACGACGGGAACGACGGGCTCGCCCAAAGGCGTGATGCTGTCGCACCGTAACCTGCTGTTCATCGCGGCGATGTCGAGCACGCTGCGGCGCGTCAATGCCGACGACGTCGTTTATGCGGTGCTGCCTATCTCTCACGTGTACGGGCTGGCGTCGGTATGCCTCGGCAGCCTGTACGCGGGTGCGACGCTCAGGCTCGCACCGCGCTTCGCGCCGGACGCCGTGCGCCGCGCACTCGCCGAAGAACGCGTGTCGATCTTCCAGGGCGTGCCCGCGATGCACGCGAAGCTGCTCGAATATCTGCAGGCGCGCGGCTTGCCGTGGTCCGCGCCTCGCCTGCGCTTCGCCTACTCGGGCGGCTCGCCGCTCGACGCCGCGTTGAAGTCGCGCGTCGAAAGCGTGTATGGCGTCGCGCTGCACAACGGCTATGGGATGACCGAAAGCAGTCCGACCGTCTCTCAAACCATGCTCGAAGCGCCGCGCACCGACTGCTCGGTCGGCCAGGCCATTCCCGGCATCGAAGTGCGGATCGTCGGACTCGACGGCGTCGACGTTGCGCAAGGCGAAGTCGGTGAGTTGTGGGTACGCGGACCGAACGTGATGCTCGGCTATTACCGCAGTCCGCAGCAGACGCAGGCCGCGGTCACCGCCGACGGCTGGCTCAAGACAGGCGATCTCGCGCGCCAGGACGCCGACGGCGCGATGCATATCGCCGGACGCAGCAAGGAACTGATCATCCGCTCGGGTTTCAATGTGTACCCTGCCGAAGTCGAGCATGTGCTGAACGCGCATCCCGATGTCGTGCAGTCGGCGGTGATTGGGCGCGCGGTCGAAGGCAACGAGGAAGTGGTCGCGTTCGTCGAACTCACGGGCGGCGCCCGGGCCACGCCCGCCGATCTCGCCGCGTGGTGTGAAGCGCGCCTCGCGCCCTACAAGCGGCCCGCCGAAATCAAGGTGCTCGCTGCGTTGCCCGCGGCATCGACAGGCAAGATTCTCAAGCACCGGTTGCGCGATCTCGTCTGA
- the plsY gene encoding glycerol-3-phosphate 1-O-acyltransferase PlsY, with the protein MENLIVAVVAYLIGSVSFAVVVSAAMGLADPRSYGSKNPGATNVLRSGNKKAAILTLLGDAFKGWLAVWLTGHFSAHFGLDDTSVAIAAIAVFVGHLYPVFFRFKGGKGVATAAGVLLAINPILGIATLATWLIVAFFTRYSSLAALCAAIFAPLFDGFLFGANVIAVAIVAMSALLIWRHRANIAKLVAGQESRIGDKKKAEAAARTASNKH; encoded by the coding sequence ATGGAAAACCTGATTGTCGCCGTCGTGGCCTATCTGATCGGCTCGGTGTCGTTTGCCGTGGTCGTCAGCGCTGCGATGGGACTCGCCGATCCGCGCTCGTACGGCTCGAAGAACCCCGGCGCGACCAACGTGCTGCGCAGCGGCAACAAGAAGGCCGCGATCCTCACGCTGCTCGGCGACGCGTTCAAAGGCTGGCTCGCCGTGTGGCTGACGGGACATTTCTCGGCGCACTTCGGACTCGACGACACGTCCGTCGCGATTGCCGCCATCGCCGTGTTCGTCGGCCACCTGTATCCCGTCTTCTTCCGCTTCAAGGGCGGCAAGGGCGTGGCGACGGCTGCGGGCGTGCTGCTCGCCATCAATCCCATCCTCGGCATCGCGACGCTCGCGACCTGGCTGATCGTCGCGTTCTTCACGCGTTATTCGTCGCTGGCCGCGCTGTGCGCGGCGATCTTCGCGCCGTTGTTCGACGGCTTTCTGTTCGGCGCAAACGTGATCGCGGTGGCGATCGTCGCGATGAGCGCGCTCCTGATCTGGCGTCATCGCGCGAACATTGCGAAGCTGGTAGCAGGGCAGGAGAGCCGCATCGGCGACAAGAAGAAGGCGGAAGCGGCGGCGCGGACGGCTTCGAACAAGCACTGA
- a CDS encoding DUF3579 domain-containing protein produces the protein MADTPPTEYFIQGITSSGRKFRPSDWSERLAGVMSCYGPGAKGPNARLQYSHYVRPTLIGDVKVVILDSRLRDIEPMAFDFVMNFAKDNDLLVTEACELPPEHEARKAP, from the coding sequence ATGGCCGACACACCCCCAACCGAATATTTCATTCAAGGCATCACGTCGAGTGGGCGAAAGTTTCGTCCAAGCGACTGGTCGGAGCGGCTGGCAGGCGTGATGTCGTGTTACGGTCCGGGCGCGAAAGGGCCGAACGCCCGTCTTCAGTATTCGCATTACGTTCGGCCTACGCTGATCGGCGACGTCAAGGTCGTGATTCTGGATTCGCGGTTGCGGGACATCGAGCCGATGGCGTTCGACTTCGTCATGAACTTCGCGAAAGACAACGATCTGCTCGTCACTGAGGCTTGCGAGCTTCCGCCGGAGCATGAGGCGCGTAAGGCCCCGTAG
- the argF gene encoding ornithine carbamoyltransferase: MTAKKIRHYLQFNDFSLEDYEYVLERARILKRKFKNYETYHPLHDRTLAMIFEKNSTRTRLSFEAGIFQLGGHAVFMSTRDTQLGRGEPIEDAAQVISRMVDIIMIRTFGQDIIQRFAENSRVPVINGLTNEYHPCQVLADIFTYYEHRGPIRGKTVAWVGDANNMLYTWIEAAQILGFKLRLSTPPGYKLDRALVAAESAPFYEEFDDPNEACKGADLVTTDVWTSMGFEAENEARKKAFADWCVDADMMSRANKDALFMHCLPAHRGEEVSAEVIDGPQSVVWDEAENRLHVQKALMEFLLLGKLNH, encoded by the coding sequence ATGACCGCCAAGAAAATCCGCCACTACCTGCAGTTCAACGATTTCTCGCTGGAAGACTACGAGTACGTGCTCGAACGCGCGCGCATCCTGAAGCGCAAGTTCAAGAACTACGAGACCTATCATCCGCTGCACGACCGCACGCTGGCGATGATCTTCGAGAAGAATTCGACGCGCACGCGCCTGTCATTCGAAGCGGGCATTTTCCAGCTAGGCGGTCACGCCGTCTTCATGAGCACGCGCGACACGCAGCTCGGCCGCGGCGAACCGATCGAAGACGCAGCGCAAGTCATCTCGCGGATGGTCGACATCATCATGATCCGCACGTTCGGCCAGGACATCATTCAGCGCTTTGCGGAAAATTCGCGCGTGCCCGTCATCAACGGTCTGACGAACGAATATCACCCCTGCCAGGTGCTGGCCGACATTTTCACGTACTACGAGCATCGCGGCCCGATTCGCGGCAAGACGGTCGCATGGGTCGGCGACGCGAACAACATGCTGTACACGTGGATCGAAGCCGCGCAGATTCTCGGCTTCAAACTGCGCCTGTCCACGCCGCCGGGCTACAAGCTAGACCGCGCGCTGGTCGCGGCCGAAAGCGCGCCGTTCTACGAAGAATTCGACGATCCGAACGAAGCCTGCAAAGGCGCGGATCTCGTGACGACGGACGTCTGGACCAGCATGGGCTTCGAAGCGGAAAACGAGGCACGCAAGAAGGCGTTCGCCGACTGGTGCGTCGATGCCGACATGATGTCGCGCGCGAACAAGGACGCCCTCTTCATGCACTGCCTGCCGGCGCATCGGGGTGAGGAAGTGAGCGCCGAGGTGATCGACGGGCCACAGAGCGTCGTATGGGACGAAGCGGAAAACCGTCTGCACGTGCAGAAGGCGCTGATGGAATTCCTGCTGCTCGGCAAGCTGAATCACTGA
- the murB gene encoding UDP-N-acetylmuramate dehydrogenase — MSQSDPLSFIADFPLKPHNTFGFDVRARLACHIESEAQLLAAVRDPRAAGLRRLVLGGGSNVVLTGDFDGLVLLIGLRGRKMVREDDDAWYVEAAAGENWHEFVSWTLAEGMPGLENLALIPGTVGAAPIQNIGAYGLEMCERFVSLRAIELATGETIELDAEGCRFGYRDSFFKQEGRERFVIVSVTFRLPKAWVPRAGYADIARELAAVGLGDSTPSPQAIFDAVVAVRRAKLPDPLALGNAGSFFKNPVVEAAQFDALRAKEPEVVSYRQADGRVKLAAGWLIDRCGWKGRTMGAAGVHERQALVLVNHGGASGAEVLALAKAIQQDVAQRFGVELEAEPVCL, encoded by the coding sequence ATGTCCCAGTCCGATCCCCTTTCGTTCATCGCCGACTTCCCGCTGAAGCCGCACAACACGTTCGGTTTCGACGTGCGCGCGCGGCTTGCATGCCATATCGAAAGCGAGGCGCAACTGCTTGCCGCCGTGCGCGATCCGCGTGCTGCAGGCTTGCGGCGGCTCGTGCTGGGCGGCGGCAGCAACGTCGTGTTGACGGGCGATTTCGACGGCCTCGTGCTGCTGATCGGCTTGCGCGGCCGCAAGATGGTCCGCGAAGACGACGACGCGTGGTACGTAGAAGCGGCCGCGGGCGAGAACTGGCACGAGTTCGTGTCGTGGACGCTCGCAGAGGGCATGCCCGGCCTCGAAAATCTCGCGCTGATTCCGGGCACGGTGGGCGCGGCGCCGATCCAGAACATCGGCGCGTATGGGCTGGAGATGTGCGAGCGATTCGTGTCGCTGCGTGCCATCGAGCTGGCGACGGGCGAAACCATAGAACTCGATGCCGAGGGTTGCCGCTTCGGCTACCGCGACAGCTTTTTCAAGCAGGAAGGGCGCGAGCGCTTCGTGATCGTGTCGGTGACGTTCAGGCTGCCGAAGGCGTGGGTGCCGCGCGCGGGTTACGCGGACATCGCGCGCGAACTTGCTGCCGTCGGTCTCGGCGATTCGACGCCGTCGCCTCAGGCAATCTTCGATGCCGTCGTCGCGGTGCGGCGCGCGAAGCTGCCCGATCCGCTCGCGCTCGGCAACGCGGGAAGCTTCTTCAAGAATCCCGTCGTCGAGGCGGCGCAATTCGACGCGTTGCGCGCGAAGGAGCCGGAGGTCGTTTCGTATCGTCAGGCGGATGGGCGCGTGAAGCTCGCGGCTGGCTGGCTGATCGACCGGTGCGGCTGGAAAGGCCGCACGATGGGCGCAGCGGGCGTGCATGAGCGGCAGGCGCTCGTGCTCGTGAATCACGGCGGCGCGAGCGGGGCAGAGGTGCTGGCGCTCGCGAAGGCGATTCAGCAGGATGTCGCGCAGCGGTTCGGCGTCGAGCTGGAGGCGGAGCCGGTTTGTCTGTGA
- the rpsT gene encoding 30S ribosomal protein S20, translated as MANSAQARKRARQAAKANSHNSALRSKYRTAVKAVRKAIEAGDAAQAAEIFKASAKTLDIIADKKIVHKNKAARHKSRLAAAVKGLQAPAAQ; from the coding sequence ATGGCTAACTCCGCACAAGCACGCAAGCGCGCCCGTCAAGCCGCCAAGGCAAACTCGCACAACTCGGCGCTGCGCTCGAAGTACCGCACGGCTGTCAAGGCTGTCCGCAAGGCAATCGAAGCCGGCGACGCAGCGCAAGCCGCTGAAATCTTCAAGGCATCGGCAAAGACGCTGGACATCATTGCCGACAAGAAAATTGTTCACAAGAACAAGGCAGCTCGCCATAAGAGCCGCCTCGCTGCAGCCGTCAAGGGTCTGCAAGCGCCCGCAGCGCAGTAA
- the ybaK gene encoding Cys-tRNA(Pro) deacylase, whose protein sequence is MSKSRHVSETPATQFLRRHKVEFGEHPYDYVDHGGTAESARQLGVDEHQVVKTLVMEDENAKPLIVLMHGDRTVSTKNLARQIGAKRVEPCKPEVASRHSGYMIGGTSPFGTKKAMPVYVESTILELDRIFINGGRRGFLVSIEPAVVTSLLAAKPVQCAIVE, encoded by the coding sequence ATGAGCAAATCCAGACATGTTTCCGAGACACCCGCCACGCAGTTTCTGCGTCGCCACAAGGTCGAATTCGGCGAGCATCCGTACGACTACGTCGACCACGGCGGCACGGCCGAATCGGCGCGGCAGTTGGGCGTCGACGAGCATCAGGTCGTCAAGACGCTGGTGATGGAAGACGAAAACGCGAAACCGCTGATCGTGCTGATGCACGGCGACCGCACCGTGTCGACCAAGAACCTGGCGCGGCAGATCGGCGCGAAGCGCGTCGAGCCGTGCAAGCCGGAAGTCGCGAGCCGTCATTCGGGTTACATGATTGGCGGCACGTCGCCGTTCGGCACGAAGAAGGCGATGCCCGTGTACGTCGAATCGACCATACTCGAACTCGACAGGATCTTCATCAACGGCGGGCGGCGTGGCTTTCTGGTCAGCATCGAGCCCGCCGTGGTGACGTCGCTGCTGGCTGCGAAGCCGGTGCAATGCGCGATCGTCGAATGA
- a CDS encoding methylated-DNA--[protein]-cysteine S-methyltransferase produces the protein MFNAVIDAPFGKIGVRLEGEAVREIVYLPDSVANVEPDSPLAKQAVEQIEQYLQHASASFDLPLADVGTPFQRRVWQAIREIPPGVVLTYGQLAKQIGSVPRAVGQACGSNFFPIVIPCHRVVGAGGIGGFAHTGGDGYYRNVKRWLLKHEGVPYA, from the coding sequence ATGTTCAATGCAGTGATCGACGCGCCGTTCGGCAAGATCGGCGTGCGCCTGGAAGGCGAGGCCGTGCGCGAGATCGTGTATCTGCCCGACTCGGTCGCGAACGTCGAGCCGGATTCGCCGCTCGCGAAGCAGGCGGTCGAGCAGATCGAACAGTATCTGCAGCATGCATCGGCAAGCTTCGATCTGCCGCTCGCCGACGTCGGCACGCCATTCCAGCGGCGCGTCTGGCAGGCGATCCGCGAGATTCCGCCCGGCGTCGTGCTGACCTACGGGCAACTGGCGAAGCAGATCGGCAGCGTGCCGAGGGCGGTCGGTCAGGCGTGCGGATCGAATTTCTTTCCGATCGTGATTCCGTGCCATCGCGTGGTCGGTGCGGGCGGCATCGGCGGCTTTGCGCATACGGGCGGCGACGGCTACTATCGCAACGTCAAACGCTGGCTACTCAAACACGAGGGCGTACCTTACGCATGA
- the xerD gene encoding site-specific tyrosine recombinase XerD — protein MTDVLTEDAQPASPLLLTSGASIDAFCDALWLEHGLARNTLDAYRRDLRLFSEWLASARDASLDTASEADLTAYSAARSADKSTSANRRLSVFRRYYAWAVREHRASSDPTLRIRSAKQPPRFPSTLTEAQVEALLGAPDVTTPLGLRDRTMLELMYASGLRVSELVTLKTVEVGLNEGVVRVMGKGSKERLIPFGEEAHGWIERYLRESRPALLGQRAADALFVTARAEGMTRQQFWNIIKRHAMTAHVHAPLSPHTLRHAFATHLLNHGADLRVVQLLLGHTDISTTQIYTHVARERLRTLHATHHPRG, from the coding sequence ATGACTGATGTGCTGACCGAAGACGCGCAGCCCGCGTCGCCTTTGCTGCTGACGAGCGGCGCGTCGATCGACGCCTTCTGTGACGCGCTGTGGCTCGAGCATGGCCTCGCGCGCAACACGCTCGACGCGTACCGGCGCGATCTGCGGCTGTTCTCCGAATGGCTCGCGAGCGCGCGCGACGCATCGCTCGATACGGCGAGCGAAGCCGATCTGACGGCATACAGCGCCGCGCGTTCGGCCGACAAGTCGACCTCGGCGAACCGGCGTCTTTCCGTGTTTCGCCGCTATTACGCGTGGGCCGTGCGCGAGCATCGGGCATCGTCGGACCCGACATTGCGCATTCGTTCGGCGAAGCAACCGCCGCGTTTTCCGTCGACTTTGACGGAAGCGCAGGTCGAAGCGCTGCTCGGCGCGCCCGACGTGACGACGCCCTTGGGCCTGCGCGACCGCACGATGCTGGAACTGATGTACGCAAGCGGCTTGCGCGTCAGCGAGCTGGTCACGCTGAAGACGGTGGAAGTGGGCCTGAACGAAGGCGTCGTGCGTGTGATGGGCAAGGGTTCGAAAGAGCGGCTGATTCCGTTCGGCGAAGAGGCGCATGGCTGGATCGAGCGCTATCTGCGCGAGTCGCGCCCCGCGCTGCTCGGCCAGCGTGCCGCTGATGCGCTGTTCGTCACTGCGCGCGCCGAAGGCATGACGCGTCAGCAGTTCTGGAACATCATCAAACGCCACGCGATGACGGCGCATGTGCACGCGCCGCTGTCGCCGCATACGCTGCGTCACGCTTTCGCAACGCATCTTCTGAATCACGGCGCGGACCTGCGCGTCGTGCAACTGCTGCTCGGCCACACGGATATCTCGACGACGCAGATCTACACGCACGTCGCGCGCGAGCGGCTCAGGACGCTGCACGCGACACATCACCCGCGCGGCTGA